TTGTGGTCGTGGAACGGGGCTTGTTGCGAGGTCGGGCGCAAGAGTGGAACATTTCTCGTCGTGAGTTACACGTGCTCCTTACCCTGGAATTGCTGACCGAGCCAGAACTAGCCCAGATTATTGCTAGTGAATATAACCCAGCCCGCATCGCCTTCCACAAGGGAGTGGAATTGTGGGTTGAAGATGTGCTGAACATAGGGGTAGATCCGGTTGCCCTGCTGGATGTGCTGAAAACCAAGTTTCTGGCTTGGGGAGGAATGGTGTTAGAGCACACAACTGTTGTAGGTGCGGTCGTTGGGGATGCAGGGATTCAATGTCAAATCACCGATAGTGCTGGAGAAACCCACACCTTGACAGCACGGCTGCTCGTAGATGCCATGGGACATTTTTCGCCGATCGCCCGCCAAGCTCGCCAAGGACAATATCCCGATGCAGTCTGCCTAGTGGTAGGCACCTGTGCTGCTGGCTTTTCCCATAACGACACTGGCGATCTATTGGTAACCTGCACCCCCATTCAAAATCAATGTCAATATTTTTGGGAAGCATTTCCTGCCCGTGACGGTCGTACCACCTACTTATTTACCTATCTGGATGCTGATCCCAGCCGCCCTAGCCTAGAAAGCTTGTTTGAGGACTATCTCCGCCTGTTGCCAGACTATCAGCAGGTGGCGATCGCCCAGCTTCAGTGGCAGCGAGCACTATTTGGCATGTTCCCCTGCTATCGCCAAAGCCCCCTAGCTTCTTGCTGGCAGCGGGTGTTGCATGTCGGTGACAGTAGCGGCAGCCAGTCACCCCTGAGTTTTGGAGGCTTTGGAGCATTGTTGCGCCATCTCCAACGGTTGACCGAGGGTGTGAATGCCTTCCTACGAGAGGATATGCTCGATCGCTCCAGTTTAGCTCTATTGCAGCCCTATCAGCCTAATCTCTCCGTCACTTGGCTGTTTCAACGCACGATGAGTGTCGGTGTTCACCAAACCGTCCACCCTGACCAAATTAACCAGTTGCTCTCCGCAGTGTTTGCCGCCATGGCAGCCTGTGGAGATCAGGTGTTAAAGCCCTTCTTGCAGGATGTAGTGCAGTTTTCGCCCCTCTCCCAAGCCCTGGCCCGTACCTCCTGGGCGCATCCCGGCCTTGTAGCGCGACTAGTGCCCCAATTGGGCATCCCTACCCTGATGGACTGGATGAAACATTATCTGGCCTTGGGTGGCTACACCCTGCTGGATCAGGCTAGTTCACTCATTAGCCCTTGGCTGGCAGCATTACCTGCTCATCAGCAAGCACGGTATCAACGGTGGCTAGAAGCTTGGCACTACGGTGCTGGGCAAGATCACGGCTAACCACGCCCATGACGATCGCCCTCACCCTTATCCAGTTCAATCTCTCCAGATCGCAACCGAGATGCCTCTGTCGGCAGACTCTAGGTTGCCTATCCATTGAACTGGCATGAGACCCATACCTCCGATAGTTGGAAGGCTGCTATCGCGCATTCACCCGCTGCAAATGCCATGAAAACATCATTGTTTGCCCAGCATTGGTTGTCACCACCACTTGATCCTGCAACTGATTGATGTTGGTAAACCGCCGCAAATGCGAATAATCGATTGCTCTCCTAGGGAACTTTCGCTCTAGTTCTGCTCGTCGCTCTGGGCTAAGAGTT
Above is a window of Cyanobacteriota bacterium DNA encoding:
- a CDS encoding FAD-binding oxidoreductase, which gives rise to MSTIAQMLSSIPGNPLANLQRVDALWQQIRQRTWATPTVITERQDSLVALDWDVAIAGGTLGIFLGAALAQRGWRVVVVERGLLRGRAQEWNISRRELHVLLTLELLTEPELAQIIASEYNPARIAFHKGVELWVEDVLNIGVDPVALLDVLKTKFLAWGGMVLEHTTVVGAVVGDAGIQCQITDSAGETHTLTARLLVDAMGHFSPIARQARQGQYPDAVCLVVGTCAAGFSHNDTGDLLVTCTPIQNQCQYFWEAFPARDGRTTYLFTYLDADPSRPSLESLFEDYLRLLPDYQQVAIAQLQWQRALFGMFPCYRQSPLASCWQRVLHVGDSSGSQSPLSFGGFGALLRHLQRLTEGVNAFLREDMLDRSSLALLQPYQPNLSVTWLFQRTMSVGVHQTVHPDQINQLLSAVFAAMAACGDQVLKPFLQDVVQFSPLSQALARTSWAHPGLVARLVPQLGIPTLMDWMKHYLALGGYTLLDQASSLISPWLAALPAHQQARYQRWLEAWHYGAGQDHG